AGAACTCGGAGGTCACCAAGATAACCGTGACCAATGGACGAGTAGTTGAAGTGAGGGGGAGGAGGGCCTTCGTCAAGGCCAGTAACGTCGTGGTTGCCGCCGGCGCATGGACCCGCGACTTAATGCTGCAGCTGGGGATTGACTTGCCGATAACCCCGGTCAGGAAAGAGATTGGGGTAACGGCTCCAGTGCGGTACTTCATGGAGCCATTCATAATAGATACATACAGCAATGCATATGTGGCTCAAACAATGAGGGGTGAAGTGATTGGAAGCATTGAGGGAAGCGATGAGCCTGGATTAAAGCCATTCAATAACACGTTTGATTGGTTCACGAAGTGGAGTAGGGCCATGATAGAGATGATGCCCAACGCCAAGAGGCTTAGAGTCATGCGAATATGGTCCGGCTTCTACGAGATGACCCCAGATCACAGCCACATAATGGGCAGGAGCCAGGACTGGCCGGAGGGGCTATACGTGGCCAGCGGCTTCAGTGGCCACGGCTTCATGCTTGCGCCCCTCACCGGGGAATTAATGGCTCAATACGTGGCCACTGGGTCCCTCAGCGACTTGGCTGCGCCCTTCACGCCGGATAGATTCAAGACAGGCAAGGCCCTGCGCGAGGCAGTGGTAATAGGTTAAAGGTTCAATAGGTCATCATCTATGTGTTCCGATTCATGGTGAAACTTTCATTAGTTTAAGTTACTAATTACGCAATAGCATTTTTAAGTTGGCGAGATGCTCTTATGTAGGGTATGGTTGTTAGGATACCATCATCGCTCTGCGCGGCATGCAAGGGCCGTCGATCATTGTGTGGACTCCCCAAGTGCCCGCTCCTGGAGAGGCAGAAGGCAATGAAGCCCACGCTCGATATTAGGGGGAACGTGTTCGGGGCCTCGCCCCCCAGCGTGGTTGTTGGGGAAAGCGGGTACCCAAACATCCATGTATTGATAGGGGGTTCCGCCCGGCAAGGCTGGGAACGAGAGCCGCATCTTCGAGGACCCAATTAATTGGTGGGGCACGCTGCAATTAAGCGATATACTGGGGCTACGCGCATCAATGATTGCCTCATCCACTAAAGTAAATGCCGGGGAGCCCCTTAAGCTTTATGAGAAGGAGCTAAGCGTGGCGGCATCATCCACTCAACCAATTGATGTGGAGGTGAAGATAGCTAAACCCCCAATTACCGGAGTGACCCTGGACCCCATGGATCTACCCCACCCGCCACTCGTTAAGGCGATTGACATAAAGATAGATGGGAATCCAGCGCTGCCTCGAAAATTGGAGCAATTAATATTCGATGATGTTAAGGCTGACCGCGGCGTGCTGGAGCTAGCGGCGGCTGGGGTTGATGTATACACCATAATTAGGGCATTCTCCATGGGCCTCATGGGGGAAAAGAGGCGGCGGCGACTAGTGCCGACCAGGTGGGCGATAACCGCCGTCGACACCATTATTGGAAACGACTTGCTGCGGAGGGTCAGGTCACTGCCCTGGATCCCCACCCATGAACTCTACTTCACGGAGTACCTAAGCAATAGATTCGCAGTCCTAATCAGCCCCGCGCCGTTTAGCGTTGCCTGGGTCGAGATATGGCACCCCTTCACGCCCTGGGGAACAGGGAGGGAACCAGCCATCGTCATCAATAAGGAGAATTGGAGGGGTGATTACTCATTCCTAGACGGCGGGTACCAAGCCGCTCGGCTCTCCCTCCTTAAGTACCTGGAGTCACGGGGAAGGTCTGGATCAGTGATAATAATTAGGGAGGTGCTGCCGGAGTATTACGTAACGGTGGGTAATTGGCACATAAGGGAAAGCATGGGTCACGTGTTTCAAAATATGGTGGCGAGGGGCGATGAGGCGATCACCGCGATTAAGGCATTATTTAGATACGATGTATCAAGCATGGAGAAGCTCCTCCCTAAACAAGAATCAATAATTAAATACCTATATTAACTTACCTTTATGTTTTATTAATTGCATCGGCAACTAGCTGACCTCCTCCCCGCCTTGAGGGCGAGGGTTCCCCGAGGTCTTGGGGGTTACGCCCCTTTATGGGCGCTACTCGTTTCCCTCCCGAGCCGGTATTGTGGGGGTACGTCGGCCCCCACTCCCCATTCTCTAAAAATTGACCGGCCGAGAGTCCCCTATTCTCAGAATTTTTAAACTTTACCCCGCCCTAAAGGGCAAGATTTGCCGTTCATTTTATCATCATTTGAGAGGAAGTTACCCGTGAACATTATGTCACCGCCGGCGTACCCAGCAACGCGGGCAAGCATTATTTCGCCCGGGGATGATGCATCAATGCCGGCCCCGAGGCCTCGAAGAAGCGCAAGTATGGCTAGGTTCCCATTAGCCTTAACGGCGTAATTAATCCTTGCTCCAAGGGCGTCCCTGAGCCTCAAGTAATTGCTCCTAACCCTATCCAAGTCATAAACCAGGAGCGGCGTGC
The sequence above is drawn from the Thermocladium sp. ECH_B genome and encodes:
- a CDS encoding FAD-dependent oxidoreductase: MQVSEEGRGLQAYTADVAVVGGGVIGLSTAYNLARRGLKVVVLEKGYIGGGSSTRNVSRFRVHFGNFENTRYAIESAKIMSRLSGELGWNAIFRRSGYLWLAREERVLNQYRELNEKVWKPLGVPVKFLTREELREKYPYLDKDRYVGAVLGEQDGEFHHDYVMAGYHVKGMNLGVQYVENSEVTKITVTNGRVVEVRGRRAFVKASNVVVAAGAWTRDLMLQLGIDLPITPVRKEIGVTAPVRYFMEPFIIDTYSNAYVAQTMRGEVIGSIEGSDEPGLKPFNNTFDWFTKWSRAMIEMMPNAKRLRVMRIWSGFYEMTPDHSHIMGRSQDWPEGLYVASGFSGHGFMLAPLTGELMAQYVATGSLSDLAAPFTPDRFKTGKALREAVVIG